One genomic region from Balneola sp. encodes:
- a CDS encoding glucose-6-phosphate isomerase, which produces MITCDIGFARKFIQDSEYLKARKKADTALEQLQNKTGPGSEWLGWRDLLSDPNDAELEQIVSLAEEIRSKADVFIVCGIGGSYLGSKAVIDALTPHFKNNGPEILYAGHHMGGKYLEELLEYLKAPKADGEPKSIYLNVISKSGSTLETALSFRLIREVLEDMYGEDSSEHIICTTGKEGGLLNKLIDQKGYRKFIIPDDVGGRYSVLTPVGLLPIAVAGIDVRTLLYGAVSAYNEYEDNAEDILEYAALRNAIHESGKTIDVFGTFEPELTSLGGWIQQLLGESEGKQGKGIFPTVATFSTDLHSLGQFIQQGKRSLMETFIVVEKPFSDLEVNNLEGNDDELNYLAGKSFHEINTKAREGTTEAHSEGDVPIIKISLSALNEENIGQLIYFFELLTGIFVYSLGINPFNQPGVEDYKKAMYRLLGK; this is translated from the coding sequence ATGATTACATGTGATATAGGATTTGCACGGAAATTTATACAAGACAGTGAGTATTTAAAGGCACGTAAAAAAGCCGACACAGCTCTCGAGCAATTACAGAACAAAACAGGTCCAGGCTCAGAATGGTTGGGTTGGCGAGATCTGCTTTCAGATCCAAATGATGCTGAACTTGAGCAAATTGTTTCCTTGGCTGAAGAAATCCGTTCCAAAGCAGACGTATTTATCGTTTGTGGGATAGGGGGTTCTTATCTGGGTTCTAAAGCTGTAATCGATGCCTTAACTCCTCATTTCAAAAATAATGGCCCGGAAATTTTATATGCTGGTCATCACATGGGAGGTAAATACCTCGAAGAATTGCTTGAATATTTGAAAGCGCCCAAAGCTGACGGCGAGCCAAAAAGTATTTACCTGAATGTGATTTCCAAATCAGGGTCTACTCTTGAAACTGCGCTCTCGTTTAGGCTGATCCGTGAAGTACTTGAAGATATGTATGGAGAGGATTCCTCTGAACATATTATTTGCACAACCGGAAAAGAAGGTGGGCTTCTAAACAAACTTATCGACCAGAAAGGATATCGTAAATTTATTATACCTGATGATGTAGGTGGTCGCTATTCGGTGTTAACTCCAGTTGGCCTTTTGCCAATTGCTGTAGCAGGCATTGATGTACGTACCTTATTATATGGAGCAGTGTCGGCTTACAATGAGTATGAAGATAACGCTGAAGACATATTAGAATACGCAGCTCTCAGGAATGCAATTCACGAATCGGGAAAAACGATTGATGTTTTTGGAACATTTGAGCCTGAACTAACTTCACTTGGTGGCTGGATTCAGCAGTTATTAGGTGAAAGTGAGGGTAAACAGGGTAAAGGTATTTTCCCAACCGTAGCTACTTTTTCAACAGACCTCCATAGCCTGGGGCAATTCATCCAGCAGGGCAAGCGCAGTCTGATGGAGACTTTTATTGTTGTTGAAAAACCGTTTTCAGATCTTGAGGTAAATAATCTTGAGGGGAATGATGACGAGCTTAACTATTTGGCAGGTAAATCATTTCATGAAATAAATACCAAAGCCAGGGAAGGGACAACGGAAGCTCACAGTGAAGGTGATGTGCCTATTATCAAAATTTCGTTATCGGCACTAAATGAAGAGAATATTGGGCAACTTATATATTTCTTTGAGCTACTTACCGGAATTTTTGTTTACAGTCTCGGAATAAATCCTTTTAATCAACCCGGAGTGGAAGACTATAAGAAAGCTATGTATCGGCTTTTAGGTAAATAA
- a CDS encoding deoxynucleoside kinase has translation MDQEKKSSKYVAVAGNIGAGKSSLTGLLAKHFNWEAFYESVDDNPYLQDFYEDMRRWSFNLQIYFLSSRFRHQKEMLNDDINLIQDRTIYEDVEIFAKNLHQMNLMSDRDFANYEALFEEMSYYLRPPDLLIYLRAQVPTLVKQIQQRGRDYENTIRIEYLERLNNLYEDWIGRYPHEKLIIDTDDLDFVNNKEDLGRVIEMIEQRMFGLFN, from the coding sequence ATGGATCAGGAAAAAAAGTCATCAAAGTACGTAGCTGTTGCCGGTAATATAGGTGCAGGTAAATCATCCCTAACCGGACTCTTAGCTAAGCATTTTAATTGGGAAGCTTTTTATGAGTCGGTAGATGATAACCCTTACCTGCAGGATTTTTATGAAGACATGCGTCGCTGGAGTTTCAATCTTCAGATATACTTCCTGTCCAGCAGGTTTCGTCATCAAAAAGAAATGCTGAATGATGATATAAATCTGATTCAAGATCGTACTATTTATGAAGATGTAGAGATTTTTGCAAAGAACCTTCATCAGATGAATTTGATGAGTGATCGTGATTTTGCAAACTATGAAGCCCTCTTCGAAGAGATGAGTTATTACCTTCGCCCGCCAGACTTATTAATATATTTACGTGCACAAGTTCCTACTCTGGTAAAGCAAATCCAGCAGCGGGGGAGGGATTACGAGAACACCATTCGTATTGAATATCTAGAACGCTTAAACAATCTTTATGAAGACTGGATAGGCCGTTATCCCCATGAAAAACTCATTATAGATACCGACGACCTCGATTTCGTTAATAATAAGGAGGATTTAGGCCGGGTTATTGAGATGATTGAACAGCGTATGTTTGGGTTATTTAATTGA
- a CDS encoding 50S ribosomal protein L32: MAHPKRRTSNSRKNKRRAHHAISDVTLAKCSNCGSLHRYHHACTDCGYYRGRQVMKATN, from the coding sequence ATGGCACATCCAAAACGAAGAACGTCCAACTCCCGTAAAAATAAGCGTAGAGCGCATCATGCAATTTCTGATGTTACTTTAGCAAAATGCTCTAACTGTGGGTCTCTTCACAGATACCATCACGCATGTACCGACTGTGGCTACTACCGAGGCCGTCAAGTAATGAAAGCTACTAACTAA